CGATAGACGtctcacatgagtttttgtgaATAATTAAATAGATTACCGGGTAAGTTGAATTTAATTTGGGACCGATAATCAAATTATATACAaattaaatgtaaatattatatatatttcaataaaaatgaaagatttatgatattatttatcataattatttagataaaaacataattaatttgatAGTCTCTTCGGAAccattataattattattagatTTAAAAGAATGAAAGTTCATAATTGATTGGGATAGTAAAATCATGCTCAaataaaagtgttgtatgctcTCTCATcatgatcaaaatataattttcgagTCTCTAGAGGATATCTCACTTAGTggaaaataaaaacatttaacTAATAGCAACTAGTTTGGTTTTTATTAACAATACTTTTTCGGACACATATCGCTTACTTGACTAACATAATTTGCAGACTACTActttaaaacaaaaatttacCAAATAGTATTGAAATGTAACGTCTGCATGTTCatgataacaaaaaaaaaattattatcgaTTTTCAAGTTATATACGGTGATAATTGGATTTTCATTCGAATGTACAATAGTTATATTGGGAAATATATtatggaaaataaaaaaatataaattttgattttatttattaaattatacttacttgtataaaaataataaaatataaattttgattttatttattaaattatacttacttatataaaaataataaaactatattatatatctAACCATTGAGAAACGTTCAACCAGCCCCCTCCAATTGCCATATTCCCCCATTTCAAAGAATACGTCTTCCTAAAGCCATCACCCAAAACCCCTGTTTCTTACCAAGAAAGCCACTCTGCAATGGCGTTTCCTTACATGGAAGCAGTCGTTGGTATGTATCTTTGAATGTAATCGGATAAACTCATCACGCCCGTCGGCGAAAGTGTGAACTTGCAATTTCGTAATCGTGTtattttgttttcttgattttttttcgttggatttgatgaacGAATAAGTTGGTATCCTGTTTTTTGTGTCGTGATATGATTTAGTTTCTTTAGTCAGTTGTTTGCTTTTGCACAGGGTATTGTTTTTCTAGATTTCTCCGTGGTTTATTATTTCGAGTGCGTTCTTGAATATGggtgggtttagggtttttaatgacttataattataattttctcAAGGTGTTGTTTACTCTACGGAATGAGTAAGTGTAGTATAGTATGTTAGTGCTTTCGTACTAGTGTAAATGGGAATGAGTGCGCAGGAGCAGGAAGACaatgcaattttttattataacgGTAGAAATGTGCTGCTTTTTTTTGGTGTTGCGAGTTAGGAATGGTACTGCCATATCCTTTGACCCGTGTTCTTTGTTCTAATTCAGCTCTTCAACCATTCAGGTTTCATGATAATGGTGTATATTTTCGAGACTTATCTTGATATACGGCAACATACTGCTCTTAAGTTACCAACTCTGCCAAAGCCTTTGGTTGGAGTAATCAGCCCAGAAAAGTTTGAAAAATCTCGTGCTTACAGTATCGACAAAAGGTTGCGACGACTTTTTTAGTGAGATTTTTTAAGTTCTAGTATTTATACTTTACTTCCtaaatttgtattttattactttTGCTTCTTTTTTTCAGCCGTTTCCATTTTGTTCATGAACTTGTAACCATACTCATGGACTCTGCGATCTTATCATTTGGCGTATTGCCCTGGTTCTGGAAGGTATGTTGTTGTCTCAGGCTTTCTATATCGATCTTGAATATGCAGCTGACTTGGTTGGCGTTGTTATCATGCATTCTTTGGTTTCTTCTGATTGCAGATGTCTGGAGAATTTTTGCTGTATGCTGGCCTCAATGCAGAAAATGAGATACTGCACACTCTTGCGTTTTTAGCTGGTGTAATGTTTTGGTCTCAGGTGCACACAATACTTGAGTTCCGTTTTCACTTTGAAAGATAAGAAATGTTAATCGACACTGTTGCTTGCACTTCCGCCGATcacttttatttttgagatatatattttttttctcatACTTTTTTCTAACCTTTTGTTTTAAAATCCCCACACAGTTAACCGATTTACCATTTTCTTTATACTCAACCTTTGTGATTGAAGCCCGCCATGGTTTCAACAAGGTATTCATTTTTCTGACCCTTGGTCATGTTTTCTGTTCATATGAATTTAGTTTTTTTCCTAAACTTCTATGATTTTTCTATTGTGCAGCAAACAATATGGTTGTTCATAAGGGATATGATAAAAGGAATTGCCTTGGCTGTAGTGATTGGTCCACCTATTGTCGCTGCCATCATTTTTATAGTTCAGGTCATTCAGTTTGTAGCATTTAAACGTTGTCACCTTCATGGATAACCGTTATCTGGATGTTACATCATAATTTCTACTTTCTTCCATTAATTTTATGATGTTTTCAAAATGCTTTTCACGTTTTCTTTTGACTGTCTTTTAATCTACTTCCATTCTTCATGTTACTGCTGATTGACGGAGATATGTGTTTGGATGCAGAAAGGAGGTCCGTACTTGGCCATATATCTGTGGGCATTCATGCTTGTCATATCTCTTGTGATGATGACCGTTTATCCAATTCTGATAGCCCCCCTATTCAACAAGTTCACTCCTGTAAGTTGTGGGAAATTTTTTAGGATAAAGAGCTGGTCATATCAATATTGTTTTTCTATAAGGTCATATGCTGAATAGAATATTTTCTGCTTGTATAATGCCTCTCTCTCTATTTTTTTTGTGAACAAGCAGCTTCCAGATGGAAATCTTAGGATCAAAATCGAGAGTCTTGCTTCATCACTGAAATTTCCCTTGAAgaaattgtttgttgttgatgGATCTACAAGGTCAAGCCATAGTAATGTGAGAAGTGTTTTGTTTCTCTTCCTTCTTTGTTTGCATGTAGAAGTAAATAGACCCGTCACCCGTGAAACCTCCAAGTTTTTCGCAGCGCTGATAAGCTTAGACACTTCAAATAAATGAAATGGACTtcaagattgatgtttgtaaaAATTCCCTTCATCTTTTTTTGCTTTGTTGGATCATACATTTTTTGTCCAGGTCTTTAGTGTTGACACATCATGTTCATGATCCATGGAGTGAGGAAATGAAGAGGAATAAGTTTGTGTATCAGGTTGTTCAATGAATGGTTCTAATTTCTATGAAAATTAATGCTAACTATTCGCGTTTTGATGGTTATAGAAATGaccattaaatttttataatagtTCAACATAGAAAACTGAATTGGTTTACAAAATGTAGTATAGTGAGAAGAATAGGACAACAATGCTAGGATCTGTACTCTCCCTACTTACAAGAGAGAGGAAGATTTTCTGTTTCACTCATttgatatttattaattaattttatttcttgTGCCTTTTGATTCAGTCTTCCTGTCCTTTCCATCTTCCCAAGATTATCTTCCGGACTTGTGTAATGCTAAACATTTTCTTCAGGCATACATGTATGGATTTTTCAAGAACAAGCGGATTGTACTTTATGACACGCTGATACAGCAGGTATGTGGACCTCCCATATGAAACTTTAATCTTTTCTGCCTCCCGACACGGTCACCGTTCATTGGAATGATGGTCCTTTTCAATTTACTACTTCAATTTCAAGAGTTTGTATTAAATCAAAATCTGACAAATGTTTTTGGTGTTTGCTTGTGATAATGTATTTTTAAGTAACTATTCATCTATTTTCTGTAGCTTAATTAGTTATTTGAATACTCAATAAGTATAGGAATTACTGACACACCAGTTAAATAGTCTTTAGCTTGGTGTGTGTATCACAAATTCACCCATTCATCCAAAAGAGCTAACTTGATCTAGCATGGTGTGTAGAGTAACAATGTCTTAGATGACTAAAGAAAGGAGATATGTCCAGAAGATATGAAAGATTTTAAGAACaaataatgaaatataatgatgTAACAACATTGAATTAAAACTAAAAGTGTTTGATATACTGTTTATATTGTGTCTTCGGCAGCCAATCAGTCTTCCTTCAACCGTACAAGTCTTCCTTCAACCCTAAAATCTGTCACTTTAATCATCGAAGATTTCCCATCCACAAAACCTAATTGCATTATGACTTTTTCACATTCATCAATGTCCCCACATAGTTGTAAAAGGCGAGCGACGCTGCACCTGGTGCCTTGAACCAAGGCGCGAGTCAGGACCAGGCGCGGAGGCTGAGCCTAGGTTCAAACCCAAGCGTAGCATTTTACTAAGGCGTCTACACGTGCCCGGAGCGAaccacatttttttaaaaacacgaCAAGTCGCATTCTGTGTCCTTTTTTTGGGCCACAAAGCCCATttagttttaaataaaaaaaaggaaagCTCACCCTAACAGCAGAAGACCGATGCATTGCAGAGAAGAAAACATAGAGGAAATAACGAAAAAAGAAGAGAAGAAATGACACTTGAAGAAAGCAACAACACAGAGAAAAGAACAACATAAAACAGAGAAATCATATTTTTCCAGATTTATGTCGAGTTTGAAAAATGCAAAAAACTGAAAAGATCCGGGTTAGAACTATGCGAAATTGAACAATCCAAAAAACACTTTTAAACGGAGGAATTTATCGACTCAAACAGCATCTTGTTGGTGGTCATCGAAACGCCAAAGCATGTCCAAAATGTCGTCAGCATGTGAGAACCGAAATACAAGAgtttatgattaataaaaaaGAAGTCAAACAACATATGAACATGATATCTCATTTCGATGAAGTTGCGGATCAACTTTGGAAGATATGAGTTTTTTCAATCCCAAGAAAAGGTAAACAACCAATCACAAGTTTTAAGGATTTTTGTCGGGCTATGACTTACTGCACGTATGATTGAAATCCTCCAACTTATCATGAAGTAAAGATAACTTATTTGAATAAAGAAATTGAGCATACAAAATGTATTTTGAGAGAGCACTATGAAGATTGTGCAAAATATGGCTGCAATTTAATGGCTGATGGATGGACATATGGAAAAATTAGATCATTGATTAACTTTTCAGTGAATGGTCCAAGAAAAACTATTTTTAGAATCCGTGGACGGTTCCAGATTTTCTCATACGAGAGTGAAGATGTATGATTTACTTCTAAAATATATAGAGCAAATTGGTCATTAGAATGTTGTTCAAGTGGTTACAGATAATCCTTCTGCAAATGTTTGACCATGTATGAACTCTTATTAATTTAGatatattatcatttatttatAGTATTAATGCTAGATTTGTTACATTGAAATATAACAGAAAACTTAACACGCATGAAAACTTTTGATGTTGAAATACAAACACATGTATTGAACCACCCCATGTGCTACCCGTTATTTGGATTTATTGTTTGAAGATTTGTCGAAGATTCCTGTGTTGAAGAAAGTTTATGAGAGGACGTTCATTTGATGATAAATGATTACATATATAATAGGCCACAAGTCTTGAACATGGCGATAGAATTTTCGTGTCAAAGAGATATGGGTTAGGACTAGAAAAACTCGTTTCACCACTGGTCTTTTGACATTGAAGCAATTTCAAAAACAAAAGGTGAATTTAAGAAAGATGGAACACAAGTTGATTAACAAAAGATACACAAGGTAAAGTGGTAAACGTGTAACAGAGATTATATTGATTTCTTCATTTTGTAATCGCATTGTGTAGGCCATGACAGTTGGTGGTCCGCTTGTTAAAGTGTTTCACTTAGTTGATGGTGAAACCGTGAAAGAAAACTTATAATGAGATATATGCATATATAAGGTCATTGATTGAGTTACGGAAGCTATTGCTTAGGTTTTCAACAACGACAAAGAGAagtaccaaaatatttttaagatcATTGATGACAAATGGACGGTTCAACTTCATAGGCCTTTGCATGCAGCTGGTTATTTTTGAATCCGGAAACATTTTATGCGAGCCCCCGAATAGAAAAAGATGCCGAAGTTATGAAGTGGTTGTACAAGTGTATTGAAAGGATGTGTAAAGATGTTAATATTCAAGATAAAGTCATACATCAACTCACAATGTATAAAAATGCTGATGGACTTTTTGGCATGCCTATGGCCTTTAGACAGAGAAATAAAGTATCACCAGGTAATAATTGTTTTTTGTTGTAAGATCACAACTTgatgtttaagtatttttatggTAATTTGAAATTTTGGATTTCTTATTTAAGACAACCACCATTCACTGTAAAGGCCTATGAAGTTGAACCGTCCACGTGCCATCaatggttttgaaaatattttggtaCTTCTCTTTATTGTGGTTGAAAGACAAAGCCATAGTTTTCTTAGCTCGATCCGTGgccttatatatatatcccaCTGGATGTTTTCTTTCACCATCAACTAAATCAAACTATTTAACGAACAAGCTACCAACTTTCACGGCATACACAATGTGATTCCAAAATGAAAGCATCAATACGATCTCAGTTACACGTTTACCTTTTGTCTCATTTACAAATCAACTCGTGTTCCACTTTTCTGaagtcaatatctttccaatttttgtttttgaaactgCATCAATACCAAAAAAGCAGTTGCGGAACGAGTTTTCCCTTTCCTAACCATATCTTTTTGACTTGTAAATTATCTTATCACGTTAAAGACTCTTTGCCTATTATATATGTAATAATTTATCATCATGCTTCTCTCATAAACATTCTTCAGCACAGGAATTAaacaaatattcaaacaataaaTCCAAATAATGATCAACAGACCATATGTGTTTGTATTTCAACATCAAAAGTTCATTGAATGTTAAGTTTTATGTTATATGTAACAAATTTAGCATTAATACTATAAATAAATGAGAATGTATATAAATTAATATGAGTTCGCACCTGTTCAAATATTTGCAGAGGTATTATCTTTTCaagtaaatcatatatcattcattcctgtattagaaaattttgaatcatCCACATATTCTAGAAATACATTTCTTCTTGGACCATTCACCAAAAAGTTAATCAATTACCTACTTCTTCCATATGTCCATCCATCTGCTATATTTTGCATAATCTTCATGGTGTTCTCTCAAAACGTTTTTCGTATGCTCAATTTCTTTATTCAAATAAGTTATCTTTATTTCATGATAAGATGAAAGCTTCCAATTATACATGCATTAAGTCACAACTCGACAAAAATCCTTAAAATTATCATAATTTACAGCATTTAACGGAATGACTGCATCATACATCTATCTAGAAAGTTTTTGCACTACAGTGTActtcattttttttgtttttccatCATATTGTTTTGAATCTTTGgatctttttttcttttcccGACTCACAATTTGATCCAAATTATTGACAAAGAATAATCAAGTGGACCAACTGGCTTTGTATTCTTAATTGAGAAAATAGGAGGGGCGGTGGAGCT
This Primulina eburnea isolate SZY01 chromosome 2, ASM2296580v1, whole genome shotgun sequence DNA region includes the following protein-coding sequences:
- the LOC140823438 gene encoding CAAX prenyl protease 1 homolog, whose translation is MAFPYMEAVVGFMIMVYIFETYLDIRQHTALKLPTLPKPLVGVISPEKFEKSRAYSIDKSRFHFVHELVTILMDSAILSFGVLPWFWKMSGEFLLYAGLNAENEILHTLAFLAGVMFWSQLTDLPFSLYSTFVIEARHGFNKQTIWLFIRDMIKGIALAVVIGPPIVAAIIFIVQKGGPYLAIYLWAFMLVISLVMMTVYPILIAPLFNKFTPLPDGNLRIKIESLASSLKFPLKKLFVVDGSTRSSHSNAYMYGFFKNKRIVLYDTLIQQCKDDEEIVAVIAHELGHWKLSHTMYSFFAVQVLTLLQFGGYTLVRNSKDLFQSFGFDTQPVLIGLVLFQHTVIPLQHIVSFLLNLVSRSFEFQADSFAKKLGYASPLRAALVKLQEENLSAMNTDPWYSAYHYSHPPLVERLAAIDKTDKKED